tcattatTGGAGATCTTGATGGTCCAGAGACCAATATGTACAAAAGCCGAGATTTAGAAGGATCAGCTATGAATGTGGTGTCATTTTAGAAATAACTTAACCAACTTATTGAGTTGGTTAGGAGGACACAAGCCAGTTGGATCTCTGGAGTGGAGTATTCTAGAAAAGCAAAGGGTGGACGGGAAGCAGGTACGATTGACACACTTCAGGATACGTCTGCAATGTGCTTTCAGGTAAGTGGCTCAGAGCTCTGGAGGTGGCAGAATGCAAAACACCGAGTCCCTACCTTAAGGCACTCAGGGGACAGTGCTCATGGCCCTGGGAAAGGCCCCAATGCTGGGTACATCAGGGGACTGTGCCTCAGGTCCTCAGGGGGTTGGAACAGAGCTAGCCACTGAAGGCTGGTGTGGATGCTCCTCAGTGTTGCCATGGAAACCGTCCCCCAAGAACCTGGCTCTAAGGGGATTTTATAGGCTTTAGGTGGTGCAGCAGGAGAGAGGCCTCACCAGAAGGGAGCCTGCAGCCCTGAAGGGGAGGACTCCAGAGTTCCCAAGGCCTGTTCATGCTGCAGAAGAGCTGGGCTTCCTTGTCACCTCCCACCAGACCTGCACCTGCCGAGCCCCTCCCTGTGCTGCAGTCAGGTGTGCATGGGAAGGGAAGCGACCTCTAGGCCATACGAGACCATTGCCAAGGTGAGAAGGGGAGGTGGCCGTGTGACCCACCGTGGCCCCAGGAAGAAGGCCTTGGCCATGGGGCTCAGACATGCCCATCTCCTGGCAGGAGCTCCTTGGAATGGAGTTGGAGTACAGAAGTGGGTGGCCAAGGTCATTGGCACTAGGACAGCCCCTCTGCTCCGAGTCTGTGTCAGCTACCcctggtgaaaggatgtgagtgtGATTGTCCCTGAACAGATCCGTTCTTCACTATAATAAATGTCTGAGTTTTGGGTCTGTCTTTGAAGTCTCCGTCCACCATCCACCAACACTAAAAGCCCTTAGAGAAAGGTCATTGGCCAGTCTGTCCCCCCAGCCCTCAGTGTCTCATAGGGCCATGGACACAACAAAGCAGGCATTTCCAGGTTTTATTGTAACAGCGCTGGGGTCACAGGGTGTAAGAAGCTCTCCACCCAATGCACACAGCACCTGTCCACCCTGTGCCAGCCAAGGGCCAGGCTCAGTCCCACGAGACCTGACTCACACACAAGTCCTGCTCCCTGCTCTGAGAAGCTCATGTCCTGGAGGGGAGCCAGACAGAGGCACAGCCAGCTTCCACTCCAGTGTCTGGGTCAGAAGTGCcagaatgggccagcaggagggaccTGGGGAGCCACATCTGCacattgctctctcaggcctccaGGTGGACTGGAGGTGCACTGAGTCCAGCAGGTGGGGGTGTGTTCCAGGGCTGAGGGGGTAGGATCAGTTCCACACTTGAGTCGGCCATTCAGGGAAGAGGTCTTCAGCAGGAAGCCAGACCTGGGAGGGGGCCTTTAAAGCAGGTCCAGAAGGCCCTTGGAATTTCCTGGGTCTGACCCTTTGGAGAACAGACATTAATCAGATACTATCAGGGGTCAGGCCCTACATGTACACTATGAAATGTTTACCCCAAATTAGTTTAAGTGAAAAtgtttgaatgaaaaaaaatttcttggaGAGAAATCCAGAGTTTTCTTAGGGAGTCTTTAAAGCTATAACCTCCTACACTCTGAGGTCTGCAAAGTTTAACATTCCACAACTGAACCAATGGCAGTGTTAGTGTTTCGGGGATCTTTCCAGAACAGCATCAGGCACCTTTGAAAGGCTGCCCCCTGGTGGACATTTCCTGAGCTTCTTTTCTTGCCCCCTCCATACTTGAGGCAGTTGGAGATCTCTTGGTCATTCTGGCACATTCTTTGGAAAGTCCCTAGTGCCTCTattcaaatgttcttcagtgagaGGTGAAGAACCCCCAAATCTATTTCACAATCTTCCTGACGTTTCCTGATAAAACAAAGTTTAATATCAGGTTGTTGGGATTTGCTGCTGTGGCTTAGGGATTTCATAGTGACCCAAAGAGAAAACACAGAATTATTTAGtttctccaagtttttcaaaaagtATTCCCCAATTGGGcaaaaaagcaaaatgaaaagtgaacctCAAAGAGTCTTAACCAGTCTTGAGATTGAGAAAGTGGAAAACCTTCTACCTTTAGCCCAATTTAACAAGTAGTTGAAATGTACCGCTGACTTGGAAAGGATCCCTCCCCAAAGTGAGGCCACCTGCCTCCTTTACATTGACAGACACTGCCAGGTGTGGGCAGCTGGGAGGACGTGGCCTCAGGGCCCCCGAGGGTCTCAGCAGTGGCTGAAACCTTCTTGTGCCACCCAGGCCACCAGGCCAGAATCTCTGTGAGGATAGGAAGGTCAGGTATTGGCACTGAATGCAGATCTACTCCAGTCCCTTCCTTTTACCAGCGAGAACATTGAGACCCAGGATGGAGGGACCGCTGGACCTGGCCACGTTATCAGGAAATGACAGGAATGTGGGTCAGAAAACCTTGAATTCagttgggaatttccaaactcatCCTGGATTCTGTGGTGACACAGAGGTGATGATGTCCATCTGGATGCTTGTTCAGGTCTCTTTCTCCGCCTTTCCTCCCACAGAGACCCTCCTGCCTCTCAGTCACCATGCACTACCTCCTAATAGCCTGGCCTGCTCCCTAGGCCTAGCTCTCGAGAGCCACCTCCCCATCCTCGTATCACACAGAGGAGCCACAGCTGGGCTCTGGGTACTGAGTAGGAAGTGGGTTTCTTTGCTGTAGGCTGAGTGAGACCAGATCCATTAGCTCAATACCTCACCTGTCATCAAATTCAAATATTTGCACAACCAGTGACTTAAATACAGTCCAAAGAGGCAACTGTTTCTCCATTCAGAGCTGCTTGCTTTTCCTCCTGCATGAAGCTGTACCCAGGAACACCACGGGACAAGGACCTGGCCCCAAGTTGCTGCCCTTTGGAGCCTTCTGAAGCAGAGACTCCCCATTGTACTGCAGAATGACATCTGGGCACACAGGCCACCGCCTGTTCCCTCTCCCAGGGAATCCCCTTGGCCTCTCCCCACCTCCGCACCTCTGGATAGACCCCTGCTGTGAGGAAATTCTTCCCATTGTAAACCTTCCAGAGAGCCTCAGGGCATCGCCCAGCATTGCTCATACTACTGTCACCTCATGGTCATATCTTTTCCTGGCTAGGCCCCCAAGTCCCTTGAATCCCTGTTGATATATCAGTGGCCAAGTCATTGATTTTCCAAGTAGCTGATGTGTGCAGAGCACGCCAAGCCTCGAGCTGGGGACTTGGGACACACAATGGAAGAAAGCAGACAGAAACCTCTGCCTGTGTTGGGCTGACATTTTGGCAGAGTGGTGCCAGCCAGAAGATTTCCCTTAGAACAGCTGGAGTCAAAGAAAGGCAGGAAGAGGGGAGTTTGGGGATTGGTCTGGAGCTAGTGGGATGGAGAGCAAGGACAAGAACTGGGTTTGAACTCATAAGAATCCCCTGGATAAATATGTCAGAGCTCACACGCTGCATGGGGGCTGCACTTTAGAGCCGCCTTTCTCAGACTTTAACCTGCTGGGCTCACGGGAGGCCGAGTGAAGACCAAGATGCCAAGCTGGGAAGTGTGACGGGAGGCCAGGCATGTGCATTTTAACTCCGAGTGGTGCTGACGGAGCCGACCCACAGACCACACTGGGAGCAACACGGCTTTAGGGCAGATCGCTCTGCACACAGACTCTTGCTGGACTCATCGCAGTAACCACAGATGGCTGTCTCTGGGCTCTCGGCATTATCTCTTATTTACATtgacagataagaaaactgagcctCTGAGATTGGAGCTGACGCCAGTGTGCACATGGAGCAAGCAGGAGAGCCAGGGTGTGGCTAGGCTCCCAGAGCTCCCCCTGAGGGTCCCTGGGACTGACTTGGCTGGACCTAGCTCACACAAAGCCTCTGGACCCTTGGGATCCTCAGACCCCACATCATGCTGTAAGATTTGCCTGTCACGTCGGGTGCCCCTGGCTGTGGCTTATTCACTGTCTTTGCTATGAGTGTCACGCTACATGCAATGGATGGAGGTGATGGGCATTGGTGGTATTTCCGGTTGGGGCTCTTTGTGGACAGTGCTGTCCACACCTGCCAGCCTGGGACATTTGCTCCCATGTAATCCAGTGACCGTGAGGACCAAGGAGGAAAGAACTCTCAGAGAGAAATAGACCATTGGCCTGCCTGTCCACCCAGCCCTCCGTGTCCCAAGCCTCACAAGGGATGACAGACATCTGCAACACAGTAGGCATGTTCGAGGTTTTATTGTAACACAGCGCTGAAGTCACAGGGAGTTAAGTTTTCCACCCAATGCACACAGCACCTGTCATTGCGTGCTGGCCAAGGGCCAGGCTCAGACCCAGGGACCCGAGACACACACAAATCCTGTTTCCTGCCCGAGGAGCCCATGGCCTTTGGGGAGCCAGATGGGGcacagccagtcccactccagtctCCGCATCAGAAGCACCAGAATGGGCCAGGAGCAGCTCCTGGACTCCTTGGTCCTGGCAGAGCAGGAAGGACCTGGGGAGTCCCATCttcccagtgcagagcaggggacgtATGTGGAGTGCAGACGGTGCTTGGGGCCGGGCACGGGCTCAGAGTACGGGAATGTTTCAAAAAGGACAAGAACAGGGCTCCAATACAGTCCactaatgtttaatttttaaagtttgggACATTACAAAAAGAAGGGAAATGAGGTCATATGCCACCTGCTTTCTCATTTCCCGCCACCTCACAGGTGCAGGACATCCTAATGCCCCATCCCTCTCAGAAGGGATCCAACCTCCAAATTCCTTCACGGGAAGTAGAGTTGGCTAATAAATATTACCATGAACTCCTTGATCTCTACTTTCCATAGACCCTTAAAGACTTTCCCACAGcccgggatggagctcagtggaagagctggTGCCTTCGCACAGGGTGACCCCAggtccaatccccaacaccaaaaccaaaaccaacaaCAGCAAACTTCCCCAGGGTCCAGCCTCAGCTGGTAACACAGGTCATGAAGCCACCTGGGGAGGGCAGTGACCTGATGGATGGGGGTCATGTGTGGGGCAGGGGGAATGGAGCAGAGGGAGGAGAGCAGGGGGCGCTCAGCGGGCAGGTGGTCTGGATTTCCCCACCTCACCTCGCCCAGAGAGAGGCCAGAGGCAACCTAGAAGGGtttggagcaggggctgctgggaTCCCATCTGCACTTGGAGAGATGATCATTCTGGAGGCAGCATGGAGGTGGGGGTCACCAAAAGGCTGCAGGCAGAATCCTGTTGTGGGGTTCTGATGCCTCCTTCCAGAGTCCACCCTGCAAAGGTCCCGCCTCTGACCTCACAGCTGTCAGGAGCCCCCAGGCAGGGGTGGACAGGCAGGCCCTGGAGTCATCAATGGCCCGGGAGTGTGGAAGGGCAGGTCTGGCCTGGACTACTGGTCCTCCTGGAAGTAGAACTTGGTGACCACAAGGGTGTCTTCGGGCCTGTTGGTGAGGCTGACAGGCTGGTCAGCTTCCAACGCCGTGCAGATGAACCAGCCTGGGCAGGCTGCAGACTCAAAGCTGGTGGTGGGGCCGTTGTCTGAGCGGATGAAGGAGAAGCGCTTGTCCTGCTCCTTGGTCCTGCTCAGGTCGGTGATGTTAACTGCCTGGAAGTCAAGAGTCAGGTGGATGATGGCTGAGGGCCTGGGAAGTCCTGCCCTCACCATGCTGTGGGCCCCTGGCTGGGCCAGGCTCAGTGTTGGAGAAATGCCTGGACCCAGCCAGCAACCACAGCCCAGGTCTCATAGGACAGCACCAAGGTCTCCAGAGACCACAGGTCCAGGTCTTATAGGACAGCACCAAGATCTCTAGAGACCATGGGTCCCAGGTCTCATAGGACAGCACCAAGGTCTCCAGAGACCACAGGTCCCAGGTCTCATAGGACAGCACCAAGGTCTCCAGAGACCATGGGTCCCAGGTCTCATAAGACAGCATGGATACAAACAGTTGGCCCCTCATCATACCCTGACTTTGGAAATGTGGCCACTCTGGCCACAGACCAGGAAGTCTGCTAAACACAAGACCCATCCACAGAGGCCAGGGCTGGGATCTGTCAGGGTTGAGCCTCCAAGGAAAGTGGGTGGAGGAGAGATGGGCAGAGTCTCAAGGCTCATTTGACTTGTTACATGAGCTATCCTGGCCAGCCCTGCTCCACACAGAACAGCTGTCACCCTCCAAAAAAAGTTCCCTTGTCTACTGGTGGAGGGAAGTGACGTTGTCATGGATATGGACACTTGCATTTGGATGAAGATCTTGCCCAACAAGCCTCTGAGACAAAGCCATCTTCCCCCAGACTGGGACAGCCCATTACTATTGAATGGGACCAGAGAGTAGCAAGGGTCAGGATGGGATCCCTACCATTCAAGCTAAATAGATAAGATTCAGAAGAGAAAGGTCCTGAGGATAGGCCTTGTTCAAAGAGGCAGGTCCCCCGGGCAGTGCTGTGGCCCATAGTGGTTCAGGACCTGTGATAAAGTGTCATGTTGGTGGTCCCAATGAACTGTGCCCCCTCCTAGTGTTCACACTCTTGGGCCATCCCTCCCAAGCTGAGTCCAGACTTAGCCATGCAGCCGCCATTTGCGGATAGGAGCACACAAGTAGAAGTTTAATAGGTGCTTTCCCACTGAGGCTTGTCTCTTTGGGATGATCCCTCGTGGAGGCCAGCCGCCATGTTGTGAGGAAGTCTGGCTAACTCCCAAACATTGAGAGCCTCGAGGGCCAGGAACCGTGCCGGACACCAGCACCAGTCAAGGTCACTGAGGAAGGCAGCCGCCGGAGGACCCCAGCACCTTTCTCCATGTGAATCCAAACAGCCCAGCTGATCCTGGGCCACTCACAGAATCATGAGAACAAACTCCTTTAAGCCACTGGGCTTTGGAGGGGTTGGATGCCCCAGAACAGATCCTTACCTCCAACTGAAGCCGGATGTCATCACCAGACTTGACACAGGACAGGCACAACTTCCCCCCGTGGATCCCCAAGAACATAGCATGAGGGTCGATGGGCACCATGTCTATCTTTTCTggggaagagaagagaggaggatcaggaggaaggaagaggaggcAGGGATGTGGAGGAGACCCTGAGTATTGTTTTTGGCCCCCTCTCCACAGCTAAAATCCAGGGTCAGAAGGACAGGGAGGCCCCACCTTCCTATCTGTGTCCAGAGGGAAGTTCACTCCCTGCTTAAGCACTCCCCAGAGGCTGAGGCTCTAGTCTCTGCTTCAGGTGACTTGTCCCCTCGCTCTCCCAGGACTCCTGTGCTCCAGGTCAACAACCCTGCTGCCAACCGCCAGGGACAGCAGCACACAGTCCCCAGCAAGTTCATGGGGAGAACTACCAGCAGGGACAGGAAGGTAGGGCAGAGGGAGCAAGGGGTTGGGCAGGGCGGGGCGAGGGAGACAGCACCATGCTGCCTACCAAACAAGGAAGTGAGAGTATCTGGATGCCAGGGCTGAAAGAATCTCCAGTCCTCCACCCCAGGACCCTCAGCTTACTAAAGGGAAACCTAGGCACGGGGTGAAGTCCATCCAAGTTCATCCAGCTGGTTTGGAGTGTGAACCAGAACATGGTGTCCGTGATTATTCATGGGACACGGCCCAGCCTTGCACAGGGGGTCTTAATCAGGGGCTGGCTCAAGTTTGAATGACACAGGAATGTGGGAGCCCTGATAGGCACGGGAGGAAGGGAAGGTCCTGTAGTGGTTCCCATCTCCCCAgcttccaacttacagggattagAACATGGCACCTAAAATTGCAGGGATGGATGGCAATGCTGGGACTCCAGGAACAGAGTGAGCCAATTCCCATACAACACTGGTTCCCCTGGAAACTACTCACCTTCTAATTTAATATTTGGCCCCTGCAAGTATCCAGCGACTAGTTGGTTGTTCCTCAGGTAGAAGGTTTTCTGATTAATATCCCAGATCCTGAAAAGGAAAAGAACCCACTCATCAGCACCTTCCTGTGTCCCCCAGAGCTCACCTAGTCTGCTTCCAGTTCTGCCAGGAGTGTGGACTTGCACACCCAGGACATGGATGAGAAGACTGAGGCCGACAGCCCAACTCCCCCAGCTGGTGAGTGGAGAGCCCCTCCTACCCACCTCCTCAGCCTGCTTCTCTACAAGGAATTAAGTTATTCCTGGAGTTATTGATTCTGATTATGCTAGAGACATGAAGATTTTAGTAGAGACTTCATCTCAAAAAAGTTTGATTATTCATTAAGGGCAAAGGATTGCTCAGATCTTGTTACTTCCCTATTTATCGAGAGGAAATTGAACTATTCCAGAAGATCAAAGACAAACTAGAGG
Above is a genomic segment from Callospermophilus lateralis isolate mCalLat2 chromosome 14, mCalLat2.hap1, whole genome shotgun sequence containing:
- the Il1rn gene encoding interleukin-1 receptor antagonist protein isoform X1 — encoded protein: MEMCRGTCSHLISLLLFLLHSEAACRPLGRRPCRMQAFRIWDINQKTFYLRNNQLVAGYLQGPNIKLEEKIDMVPIDPHAMFLGIHGGKLCLSCVKSGDDIRLQLEAVNITDLSRTKEQDKRFSFIRSDNGPTTSFESAACPGWFICTALEADQPVSLTNRPEDTLVVTKFYFQEDQ
- the Il1rn gene encoding interleukin-1 receptor antagonist protein isoform X2; translated protein: MQAFRIWDINQKTFYLRNNQLVAGYLQGPNIKLEEKIDMVPIDPHAMFLGIHGGKLCLSCVKSGDDIRLQLEAVNITDLSRTKEQDKRFSFIRSDNGPTTSFESAACPGWFICTALEADQPVSLTNRPEDTLVVTKFYFQEDQ